In Arachis hypogaea cultivar Tifrunner chromosome 17, arahy.Tifrunner.gnm2.J5K5, whole genome shotgun sequence, a single window of DNA contains:
- the LOC112764108 gene encoding glutamate receptor 3.3, which produces MNLFFILCPLLLLLFFPFLGVSAAANVSSSRPSVANIGAIFTFNSTIGRVAKIAMEQAVKDVNANTSILHGTKLVLQMQDSNCSGFMGMVQSLRFMETDVAAIIGPQSSVVAHIISHVANELRVPLVSFAATDPTLTSLQFPFFVRTTQSDLYQMTAVAEIIDYYGWKEVIAIYLDDDYGRNGVSVLDDQLAARRCKISYKAAIKSGSVDRGEITNLLVQVALMQSRIIVLHTNPDSGFMVFNVAHYLGMTTNGYVWIATDWLSSVLDSTSLPSETMDILQGVLVLRQHTPDSDRKKSFISTWNKLTGGSLGLHSYGLYAYDSVFLLAHALDAFFSQGGIVSCTNYTSLRDDKPGGLNLDAMSIFDNGTLLLKNIEQSDFLGLTGHVKFAPDRCLVRPAYDVINVVGTGIHRVGYWSNYSGLSIVPPETLYAKPANKSSANQHLHSVIWPGDTLSKPRGWVFPNNGRQLRIGVPVRVGFREFVSRVQGTDMFKGFSIDVFTAAVNLLPYAVPYHFVPFGNGRENPSYTELVNLITTGYFDGAVGDIAIITNRTKIVDFTQPYAASGLVVVAPFKKINSGGWSFLRPFTPFMWTVTACFFFFIGIVVWVLEHRINDEFRGPPKQQFITILWFSLSTLFFSHRENTMSTLGRLVVLIWLFVVLIINSSYTASLTSILTVQQLSSPISGIDSLKNSNERIGFQVGSFAEHYLVEDIGISENRLVRLGSPDAYAKALQLGSKNGGVGAIVDERPYIEIFLSTQCTFKIVGQEFTRSGWGFAFPRDSPLAVDLSTAILQLSETGDLQRIHDKWMTRSSCSLDNAEIDSDRLQLKSFWGLFLLCGMACFIALVIHFVQIMVRMWHAPPPEAASNGSSISGRFQRFLSLIDEKEESPRSERRKRNGDEGSAADHQLDGRHTKKIQFDLTPNSNR; this is translated from the exons ATGaatttgttttttattctttgtccgttgttgttgttgttgttcttcccCTTTTTGGGAGTATCTGCTGCTGCAAATGTCTCGTCCTCAAGACCTTCTGTCGCGAACATTGGGGCGATCTTCACCTTCAATTCCACAATTGGGAGAGTGGCTAAAATTGCCATGGAGCAAGCAGTGAAGGATGTCAATGCCAACACCAGCATCCTTCATGGAACAAAGCTTGTCCTCCAAATGCAAGATTCCAATTGTAGTGGTTTCATGGGCATGGTTCAAT CTTTGCGGTTCATGGAGACTGATGTAGCTGCTATAATAGGTCCCCAATCTTCTGTTGTAGCTCACATCATATCCCATGTTGCGAATGAGCTTCGAGTTCCTCTGGTGTCGTTTGCTGCCACAGATCCTACtcttacctccctgcagttcccaTTCTTTGTGAGGACAACACAGAGTGATCTGTATCAAATGACTGCGGTTGCGGAGATCATAGACTATTATGGTTGGAAGGAGGTGATTGCCATCTATTTAGATGATGATTATGGACGAAATGGTGTTTCTGTGTTGGATGATCAGCTGGCTGCTCGGCGCTGCAAAATATCCTACAAGGCTGCAATCAAATCTGGATCAGTTGACCGGGGAGAGATCACGAATTTGCTTGTGCAAGTGGCTCTGATGCAATCTCGGATCATTGTTCTTCATACAAATCCTGATTCTGGATTTATGGTCTTCAATGTGGCGCATTATCTTGGGATGACAACCAATGGCTATGTCTGGATAGCCACGGATTGGCTCTCATCTGTCTTGGATTCTACTTCTCTACCTTCAGAAACAATGGATATTCTTCAAGGAGTACTTGTTTTGCGCCAACATACACCCGATTCTGATAGAAAGAAATCATTTATCTCTACATGGAACAAGTTAACTGGCGGCTCTTTGGGGCTACATTCCTATGGTCTCTATGCTTATGATTCTGTCTTTCTGTTAGCGCACGCTCTCGATGCATTCTTTAGTCAGGGTGGGATTGTTTCGTGTACCAACTACACGAGTTTGCGCGATGATAAGCCTGGTGGTCTGAACCTTGATGCTATGAGCATTTTTGACAATGGAACACTTCTGCTGAAGAACATAGAGCAAAGTGATTTTCTTGGATTAACAGGTCATGTGAAATTTGCACCAGACAGATGCCTTGTTCGTCCTGCATATGATGTTATCAATGTGGTTGGAACTGGCATTCATCGGGTAGGTTACTGGTCGAACTATTCTGGTCTCTCAATTGTGCCTCCAGAGACATTGTATGCTAAGCCGGCTAATAAATCAAGTGCAAACCAGCACCTTCATAGTGTCATATGGCCTGGAGATACATTATCAAAACCCCGTGGATGGGTTTTCCCAAATAATGGAAGGCAATTGAGAATTGGTGTGCCTGTTCGAGTTGGTTTCCGCGAATTTGTTTCGCGGGTGCAGGGGACTGATATGTTTAAAGGTTTCTCTATTGATGTATTCACTGCAGCTGTGAACTTGTTACCATATGCTGTTCCATACCACTTTGTCCCATTTGGAAATGGCCGCGAGAATCCAAGCTACACAGAACTTGTCAATTTAATCACCACAGGT TACTTTGACGGTGCTGTTGGTGACATTGCCATCATCACGAATCGGACAAAGATCGTAGATTTCACACAGCCATATGCTGCATCTGGACTAGTTGTGGTGGCCCCTTTTAAGAAAATCAATTCTGGAGGATGGTCTTTCCTTCGGCCATTCACACCATTTATGTGGACTGTGACtgcttgtttcttctttttcattggaATAGTTGTATGGGTTCTGGAACACAGAATCAATGATGAGTTCAGAGGCCCACCAAAACAACAATTCATAACAATTTTATG GTTTAGCCTTTCAACTCTCTTCTTTTCCCATA GAGAGAATACCATGAGCACTCTCGGTAGATTGGTGGTTCTGATCTGGCTGTTTGTAGTGTTGATCATAAACTCCAGCTACACTGCAAGTTTAACATCCATACTCACTGTGCAGCAGCTATCTTCCCCTATCAGTGGAATCGATAGCTTAAAGAATAGTAATGAACGCATAGGATTCCAAGTGGGTTCATTCGCGGAGCACTATTTGGTTGAGGACATCGGGATATCCGAAAATAGACTCGTTCGCCTAGGATCTCCAGATGCATATGCTAAGGCACTCCAACTTGGTTCTAAGAATGGAGGtgttggtgccattgttgatgaaaGACCATACATTGAAATCTTCTTATCAACACAATGCACATTCAAAATTGTAGGCCAGGAGTTCACCCGAAGTGGCTGGGGTTTT GCATTCCCTCGCGACTCCCCATTAGCCGTGGATTTGTCAACTGCTATTCTACAACTTTCGGAAACAGGGGATCTGCAGCGGATTCATGATAAGTGGATGACAAGAAGCAGCTGTAGTTTAGATAATGCCGAGATTGATTCGGATAGGCTTCAGTTGAAAAGCTTCTGGGGACTGTTCCTCCTTTGTGGGATGGCTTGCTTCATAGCTCTTGTCATACATTTTGTGCAAATTATGGTGCGGATGTGGCATGCACCTCCTCCTGAAGCTGCATCTAATGGTAGCTCCATTTCTGGTCGTTTTCAAAGGTTTCTGTCACTGATTGATGAGAAGGAAGAGTCACCAAGGAGTGAGAGAAGAAAGAGGAACGGAGATGAAGGATCTGCTGCTGATCATCAACTTGATGGGAGGCACACAAAGAAGATACAGTTTGATTTAACACCCAACTCAAACAGATAA